From the genome of Arthrobacter alpinus, one region includes:
- a CDS encoding class I adenylate-forming enzyme family protein produces the protein MQSSRLNLHPQSRVDDLLASGQWTAETIDAMFRATAARRGDTLALLDPANRAALAGGAARRLSWREVDSEVTALAARLAEAGVRRGDTIGVQLANGAELTEALIAAWTLGATVSPLAMQYRDHEAITMGNAAEFDWVIAARAFGERHPADDFARLREQIPTLREVFSYGLAGDALAADSEGVIHLFPTLATAADEADLATYRKNTPNDPNDCVSICWTSGTEGVPKGVMRAHYDWLVFSMVCQDASATTTDDVILNAFPMINMAGICAMLLPWIRTGCVLVQHHPFDAPTFFAQIALERVSYTLAPPALLSMLLHNEALLSKIDLSSLTRIGSGSAPLNPAMVRGWQEKFNIPIINFFGSNEGVGLLSSHVDVPNPDDRAKYFPRYGAEGVKWSIGLSEWADVKIYDLVTGEEITEPGIPGELHISGPQLFARYLNPETLANPFDAEGYLKTGDIFEIAGDQSQYVRYVDRSKDIIIRGGMNIAPVELETLIMRHPAVADVAVVGDVDEMLGEKVAAFVSLHPDTTLDLPELVAFLREQHIASYKLPENLRVLEVLPRNPVGKVIKRELRKVLAQAQA, from the coding sequence ATGCAATCCAGCCGTCTGAATCTGCACCCCCAGTCCCGCGTCGACGACCTCCTTGCCAGCGGGCAGTGGACTGCGGAGACCATTGACGCAATGTTCCGCGCGACCGCCGCCCGACGTGGCGACACACTCGCACTTCTGGACCCGGCGAACCGTGCCGCCCTTGCGGGGGGTGCCGCCCGACGCCTGAGTTGGCGCGAGGTCGACAGCGAGGTGACGGCCCTCGCCGCACGTCTCGCCGAGGCTGGCGTGCGGCGAGGAGACACCATTGGTGTCCAGCTGGCCAACGGTGCGGAGCTCACAGAGGCGCTCATCGCGGCGTGGACGTTGGGTGCGACAGTATCTCCTCTCGCTATGCAGTACCGCGATCACGAGGCCATCACGATGGGCAATGCCGCGGAGTTCGACTGGGTTATTGCTGCGCGCGCTTTCGGTGAACGGCATCCGGCCGATGACTTCGCACGGCTGCGTGAGCAAATCCCTACCCTCCGCGAGGTGTTCAGCTATGGTCTGGCCGGAGACGCACTTGCTGCTGACAGCGAGGGGGTCATCCACCTGTTCCCGACCCTGGCCACGGCTGCCGACGAGGCAGATCTCGCCACTTACCGGAAGAACACGCCAAATGACCCCAATGACTGTGTGAGTATTTGCTGGACCTCGGGTACTGAAGGCGTGCCGAAGGGGGTTATGCGGGCGCACTATGACTGGCTCGTGTTCAGCATGGTCTGCCAGGACGCCTCGGCGACCACCACCGACGACGTCATCTTGAACGCGTTCCCGATGATCAACATGGCCGGCATCTGCGCAATGCTGCTGCCATGGATACGCACCGGTTGCGTGCTCGTCCAACACCACCCGTTCGACGCACCCACCTTCTTCGCCCAGATTGCCCTTGAGCGCGTGAGCTACACCTTGGCCCCGCCGGCGCTGCTGTCCATGTTGCTGCACAACGAAGCCTTGCTGAGCAAGATCGATCTAAGCAGCCTGACCCGGATCGGCTCTGGCTCCGCCCCGCTCAACCCAGCCATGGTGCGGGGCTGGCAGGAGAAGTTCAACATTCCCATCATCAACTTCTTCGGCTCCAACGAGGGTGTCGGCCTGCTCTCCAGCCATGTTGACGTGCCGAACCCCGACGACCGGGCAAAGTACTTCCCGCGTTACGGAGCAGAGGGCGTGAAGTGGTCCATCGGTCTCTCAGAATGGGCGGACGTGAAGATCTATGACCTGGTCACCGGCGAGGAGATCACCGAACCCGGAATCCCCGGAGAGCTGCACATCAGTGGTCCGCAGTTGTTCGCGCGTTACCTCAACCCGGAGACGCTCGCCAACCCTTTCGATGCGGAAGGCTACCTGAAGACCGGTGACATTTTCGAGATCGCTGGCGACCAAAGCCAGTACGTGCGCTATGTCGATCGCTCCAAGGACATCATCATCCGTGGCGGCATGAACATTGCTCCTGTCGAGCTGGAGACACTGATCATGCGCCACCCTGCCGTGGCGGATGTCGCCGTCGTCGGCGACGTGGATGAGATGCTGGGGGAAAAGGTCGCTGCGTTCGTCTCGCTTCACCCCGACACCACCTTGGACCTGCCCGAACTCGTGGCGTTCCTGCGCGAGCAACACATCGCCTCCTACAAGCTGCCCGAAAACCTGCGCGTGCTTGAGGTGCTGCCGCGGAACCCGGTCGGCAAGGTCATCAAGCGCGAGCTGCGCAAGGTATTGGCGCAGGCTCAGGCGTGA
- a CDS encoding carotenoid oxygenase family protein codes for MTITNPEKPIAVARAMGADASFDNPYLLGVYAPVQTELSLEDLEVIGEIPRDLNGVYLRNGPNRRFDSPGRYHMFDGDGMIHAVHFDNGKVRYRNRWIRTRAFHEESAAGKSLWTGLMENPESNPFGNGHGLGIKDSANTDVIFHRGQVLATWYLCGDPYAVDPLSLETLGAQDFLGTFAGDMMAHPKADESTGELLWFDYGPDMDYMRYGIIGADGTQTHLAQVDTPGPRLPHDMAITPNYTVLMDLPLVQDQEARRNGKYRIFYDKSLVSRFAVIPRYGSGADVRWFEAKPCYIYHVVNSWEEGSKVIMEVCRVKNPQHQSTFEHPLGNMLAYMRLDAQLYRYEFDLATGQTSERPLDDQNIEFPSMDQRIVGTRHRYSYNMSLANEPTLLFDGIVRHDSQTGAKESYQFGAGRWGSESPFAPRDGSKHDSDGYLVTFVNDEAEGKGEILVLAAEDIAAGPVARIKLPQSVPAGFHATWIRADQLS; via the coding sequence ATGACCATCACCAATCCGGAGAAGCCCATCGCCGTCGCCCGGGCAATGGGTGCGGACGCCTCGTTCGACAACCCCTACCTGTTGGGGGTCTATGCGCCGGTACAAACGGAGCTGTCATTGGAAGACCTCGAGGTCATTGGCGAGATACCGCGTGACCTCAATGGTGTCTACCTGCGCAACGGTCCGAACCGGCGTTTCGACTCTCCTGGCCGCTACCACATGTTCGACGGCGACGGCATGATCCATGCGGTGCATTTCGACAACGGCAAGGTGCGCTATCGTAACCGCTGGATACGTACCCGCGCTTTCCACGAAGAATCCGCGGCCGGCAAGTCCTTGTGGACCGGTCTCATGGAGAATCCGGAATCAAACCCGTTCGGCAACGGTCACGGCCTCGGCATCAAGGATTCCGCCAACACCGACGTCATTTTCCATCGCGGCCAGGTCCTGGCCACCTGGTACCTGTGCGGGGACCCGTACGCCGTCGACCCGCTCTCCCTGGAGACCCTAGGTGCCCAAGACTTCTTGGGCACCTTCGCCGGTGACATGATGGCACACCCGAAAGCCGACGAGAGCACCGGAGAGCTGCTCTGGTTCGATTATGGCCCGGACATGGACTACATGCGCTACGGGATTATCGGCGCGGACGGCACGCAGACGCACCTTGCTCAGGTAGACACCCCCGGACCACGTTTACCGCACGACATGGCGATCACCCCGAACTACACCGTGTTGATGGATTTGCCGCTGGTGCAGGATCAAGAAGCACGCCGCAACGGCAAGTACCGCATCTTCTACGACAAGTCCCTGGTGTCGCGGTTTGCCGTGATCCCCCGGTATGGGTCAGGCGCCGACGTGCGATGGTTCGAGGCCAAGCCCTGCTACATCTACCATGTGGTCAATTCGTGGGAGGAAGGCTCCAAGGTCATCATGGAGGTGTGCCGGGTGAAGAACCCGCAGCATCAGAGCACTTTCGAGCACCCGCTGGGCAATATGCTCGCGTACATGCGACTCGACGCCCAGCTCTACCGCTACGAGTTCGACCTGGCGACCGGGCAGACCAGCGAGCGCCCGCTCGACGACCAGAATATCGAGTTCCCCAGCATGGACCAGCGCATCGTCGGCACACGGCACCGCTACTCCTACAACATGAGCCTGGCGAATGAACCGACCCTGCTGTTCGACGGCATTGTGCGCCACGACTCGCAGACCGGTGCGAAGGAGAGCTACCAGTTCGGCGCAGGGCGCTGGGGTTCGGAGAGCCCGTTCGCCCCGCGCGACGGCTCCAAGCATGACAGCGACGGCTACCTAGTAACCTTCGTCAACGACGAGGCCGAGGGCAAGGGCGAAATCCTGGTGCTCGCGGCCGAGGACATCGCGGCCGGACCTGTGGCCCGCATCAAGCTTCCGCAGTCCGTCCCCGCCGGATTCCACGCCACCTGGATTCGTGCCGACCAGCTTTCCTAA
- a CDS encoding aldehyde dehydrogenase family protein, producing MTTTPEQKLAFTPTHLAVMHEARLRAAVQAVSTRAAFSGFTGREPAGPTGADADAAFSAILNTPLDLAGNVGAITAQPDEVSPWTRLPLGVSYPRAGAAPLIERARGVLTGWSARTIGERAGVCLEMTERMFAANPVLGLAAMHTTGQGRGMGQSGSGTNALDRGLEAIATAWQMLSRVPANATWEQMFGTELISLQKSYRIVPMGPALVVACASFPAWNVYPAIFANLMAGNPVIVKPHPSSVLQMALAVKIMRETLLEAGCDADLVQLAVDSAADPITSVLATDPQVRVVDFTGSPRYGAWIEANARQARIYTETAGLNSVVLDSFADTSAAFGAIASAITLFSAQMCTAPQNIYVPESGVGTPHGVLTAEGVEQALVDAVEAILQSPRRAAAVLGTIQSDRTIQEISKLTEALSSRAQVLSTPRSWAAPNYPEARTSTPLIVRVGPEDAELFTHERFGPVVFLIRVPDARTALRRASEDAALHGAITAFLYSTNEDLIDDAEEAFAAAGASLTSNVTGAMPINFSAAFSDFHVSGLNPAGTATLTDESFIAGRFRIVQSRRPLHPSHD from the coding sequence ATGACCACCACCCCCGAGCAAAAATTGGCGTTCACGCCTACCCATCTCGCCGTCATGCATGAGGCACGGTTGAGAGCCGCCGTCCAAGCGGTCAGCACCCGGGCGGCCTTCAGCGGGTTCACCGGCCGCGAACCGGCCGGCCCCACAGGCGCTGATGCCGATGCGGCCTTCTCCGCAATCCTTAACACTCCACTGGACCTCGCGGGCAACGTTGGGGCCATCACGGCACAGCCCGACGAGGTGTCTCCGTGGACCCGTCTCCCCCTCGGCGTCAGCTATCCGCGAGCTGGGGCCGCCCCGTTGATCGAACGGGCACGCGGGGTACTGACCGGCTGGAGCGCCCGGACCATCGGCGAGCGCGCCGGAGTCTGTCTCGAGATGACTGAGCGGATGTTTGCGGCGAACCCGGTGCTGGGCCTTGCTGCAATGCACACCACAGGCCAGGGGCGGGGCATGGGTCAGTCCGGCAGCGGCACGAATGCGTTGGACCGGGGCCTGGAAGCCATTGCCACCGCCTGGCAGATGCTCTCACGGGTACCCGCCAACGCCACCTGGGAGCAGATGTTCGGCACCGAGCTCATTTCACTGCAGAAGAGCTACCGCATCGTGCCAATGGGTCCTGCCCTGGTCGTGGCCTGTGCAAGCTTCCCCGCCTGGAACGTGTATCCGGCCATCTTCGCGAACCTAATGGCGGGAAACCCTGTCATCGTCAAACCACACCCCTCCTCTGTGCTGCAGATGGCGCTGGCTGTGAAGATCATGCGCGAGACCCTGCTCGAGGCTGGCTGCGACGCTGACCTTGTGCAGCTTGCCGTCGACTCCGCCGCGGATCCGATCACCTCGGTGCTGGCCACCGACCCGCAGGTGCGCGTCGTCGACTTCACCGGTTCCCCGCGCTACGGTGCCTGGATAGAGGCGAACGCCCGCCAGGCACGCATATATACCGAAACTGCTGGCCTGAACTCGGTGGTTCTGGACTCGTTCGCCGACACCTCCGCCGCGTTCGGAGCAATTGCCAGCGCCATCACCTTGTTCTCCGCGCAGATGTGCACGGCCCCGCAGAACATCTACGTTCCCGAGTCCGGGGTGGGAACCCCCCACGGCGTACTCACCGCAGAGGGGGTTGAACAGGCTCTGGTGGACGCCGTCGAAGCGATCCTCCAAAGCCCCCGGCGTGCCGCAGCGGTGCTGGGCACCATCCAGTCTGACCGCACGATCCAGGAGATCAGCAAGCTCACCGAGGCGTTGAGCTCCCGCGCGCAGGTGCTCAGCACTCCTCGCAGCTGGGCTGCCCCGAACTATCCGGAGGCCCGGACCAGCACGCCGCTGATCGTCCGGGTCGGGCCCGAAGATGCGGAGCTCTTCACACACGAGCGCTTCGGCCCGGTTGTCTTCCTTATCCGGGTGCCTGATGCTCGCACGGCCTTGCGTCGCGCGTCCGAGGATGCCGCCCTCCATGGGGCCATCACCGCGTTCCTGTACTCCACCAATGAGGACCTGATCGACGACGCAGAAGAAGCGTTCGCTGCCGCGGGCGCTTCCCTGACAAGCAACGTCACCGGCGCCATGCCCATCAACTTCTCCGCCGCTTTCAGTGATTTTCACGTCTCCGGCCTCAACCCCGCCGGCACCGCCACACTTACCGACGAATCGTTCATTGCCGGACGCTTCCGCATCGTCCAGTCCCGCCGCCCACTGCACCCTTCACACGACTGA
- a CDS encoding PaaI family thioesterase — protein MNRDYGARPTPAYPGAADPAELTALGIGRLPGTLGIKITGALHGRIEAEMPVVPAVLAPNGYLHAASVVALADTAAGFGCRLSLPSGAAGFTTLEQKTSYVGTARTGTVRTVAVLVHGGRSTQVWDAEVFDDDGGRIALFRCTQLLLWPK, from the coding sequence GTGAATAGGGATTACGGGGCACGCCCAACGCCCGCTTACCCCGGCGCAGCGGACCCGGCCGAGCTGACGGCGCTCGGGATCGGGAGGCTGCCTGGCACCCTGGGCATCAAGATCACCGGTGCCTTACACGGGCGCATCGAGGCGGAAATGCCAGTGGTCCCGGCTGTGCTGGCCCCCAACGGCTACCTGCATGCCGCCTCCGTGGTGGCCTTGGCCGACACGGCCGCCGGCTTCGGATGCCGGCTGTCACTGCCGTCCGGCGCCGCCGGCTTCACCACCTTGGAGCAGAAAACCTCGTATGTGGGCACCGCGCGCACGGGGACGGTCCGCACGGTGGCGGTGCTTGTCCATGGCGGGCGCAGTACCCAGGTGTGGGACGCGGAAGTATTTGACGACGACGGCGGACGAATCGCACTTTTTCGCTGCACGCAGCTGCTCCTTTGGCCTAAATGA
- a CDS encoding thiolase family protein, whose protein sequence is MTKTSMDQNHAYLVDSVRTPFGRYRGSLSRTRVDDLAAAPLREIVARNPTLVAAGVDDVILGDANGAGEDNRNVARMAALLAGLPVSTPATTVNRLCGSGAESIVLAARAIRAGDADVVIAGGVEGMSRAPQVIAPIDDRLPTQLELVPTALGWRMVNPKFPGPWVETLGRSAELIAQELGIGRAGQDAWALRSHTLADAAWNTGFHAGRVIPTAGILRDECIRPTTSAWALSVLASAFSAGGAVTAGNSSPLSDGAAATLIVSGRRVSESGVLPIARIVGSAVVGVDPSRFALAPVEAVNKLLHQLGRTLADVAVLEINEAFAAVVLACLAKLDPPKHVLINPHGGAIALGHPLGASATRALIDCAHGVGERGGGLGIMTACIGVGQGIAVAVEVEQ, encoded by the coding sequence ATGACAAAGACGTCCATGGACCAGAATCACGCTTATCTCGTTGACAGCGTTCGCACGCCCTTCGGGCGATATCGAGGGTCGCTTTCCCGCACAAGGGTTGATGACTTGGCCGCGGCTCCCCTGCGCGAGATCGTGGCACGGAATCCGACCCTAGTGGCGGCCGGCGTCGATGACGTCATCCTTGGCGACGCGAACGGTGCCGGTGAAGACAACCGCAATGTTGCCCGCATGGCGGCACTGCTTGCCGGTCTCCCGGTCTCCACACCCGCAACAACCGTCAATCGCCTGTGCGGATCAGGCGCGGAGTCCATTGTGCTGGCAGCGCGTGCCATCCGGGCGGGGGATGCCGACGTCGTGATCGCCGGCGGCGTGGAGGGGATGAGCCGCGCCCCACAGGTGATCGCCCCCATCGACGACCGGCTGCCGACGCAGCTGGAACTGGTGCCGACGGCCCTCGGCTGGCGGATGGTCAACCCGAAATTTCCCGGGCCCTGGGTGGAAACCCTGGGGCGATCGGCCGAATTGATTGCCCAGGAGCTTGGAATTGGCCGTGCAGGCCAGGATGCCTGGGCACTGCGATCCCACACGCTCGCCGATGCCGCCTGGAACACCGGCTTCCACGCAGGCCGGGTCATCCCCACGGCCGGGATTCTTCGCGACGAGTGCATCCGCCCCACCACTAGCGCCTGGGCACTGTCCGTGCTTGCGTCCGCGTTTTCCGCCGGCGGGGCGGTCACTGCGGGGAATTCCTCGCCACTGAGCGACGGTGCCGCCGCGACGCTGATCGTCTCGGGCAGGCGGGTGTCAGAATCCGGCGTCTTGCCGATCGCGCGCATCGTTGGCTCCGCCGTCGTTGGAGTCGACCCTTCCCGTTTCGCCCTGGCCCCGGTCGAAGCGGTCAACAAGCTCCTGCACCAGCTTGGGCGGACCCTGGCCGACGTCGCGGTTTTGGAAATCAACGAGGCCTTCGCTGCCGTTGTACTGGCCTGTCTGGCCAAACTCGACCCACCCAAGCATGTGCTGATCAACCCACACGGCGGGGCCATAGCTCTCGGCCATCCACTCGGGGCATCCGCCACTCGAGCCCTGATCGATTGCGCCCACGGCGTGGGCGAACGGGGCGGCGGCCTGGGCATCATGACGGCGTGCATAGGGGTCGGGCAGGGCATCGCCGTCGCCGTCGAGGTGGAGCAGTGA